One genomic window of Brachyhypopomus gauderio isolate BG-103 unplaced genomic scaffold, BGAUD_0.2 sc77, whole genome shotgun sequence includes the following:
- the LOC143491554 gene encoding kelch-like protein 26: MSLHQTQERRQEKQLSLRQRVALFQSSSSANEKSDRGSSGSGLRKGSTKTNSSSSSSLRVQTNTKNAKVSNASMAPPPLDITTSRTLLPENCQDQQLRPFMLPSHCDSLFSSLHGLKEEGLLLDCILQLPGSSHRVHQLVLATVSQKAEEWILSRQIQLKEVNLGEMGEPECHISPSGLKAVLNFAYCGELDATCTEDLEEMLIACRLLGVERLPQVYRGEAPPCGRAERQNSLQVIRELWERHVGCDVIIEVESGERFPAHRVILAAGGDYFRALLCGGLRECEQEVVRIQGVAAWVLWSLLDFIYTGQLKLGRQNVWDLTEAALQFQLQGALTLCLNFLQEHLDDTSCLDILCLAETYGLRQLGAVAEDYVLAHFQRITEGEKFKDLSCPLLERLLERDTLNAESEVVLFRAVMSWVVEDEAQRLRSLPTLLRRIRFPLMTPRDLEEVQGCRLLIRSPEGRAASEAVRKLLEGENTTSDCKPRTPNQVLVLVGGDCVNDNFERREPNHSLWFARRFLRGEGLIRTVEWKLLAQLPDPSRLRHCVCVLNNVLYVLGGRKYYGQLDILKSALRFDPAKCKWERLPDMVSPRDYFAAVCRGGKVFVMGGNHDDMNCLDSVEYYTPEDNTWRLAHPLDVPICGHAAAVLDGEIYVSGGCESHLHCLPCMWHYDPTQGCSRRSPMTSGGGRAGHVMLTTERRLVVAGGLQPAWRGFSDQLHCEAYEPLSNSWTALPLLPRPHLSPAATVLDGRLYIMGGSSADSARDTPWVHRYDPRGNSWEKLGMMPRPFADLTACTLQVALSLQG, from the exons ATGTCCCTGCACCAAACCCAGGAAAGGCGTCAGGAGAAACAGTTATCTCTACGCCAGCGGGTGGCGCTGTTTCAGTCCAGTTCCTCAGCTAATGAGAAAAGTGACAGAGGAAGCAGCGGAAGTGGGCTAAGGAAAGgatcaacaaaaacaaacagctcTTCTTCATCATCCCTTCGTgtccaaacaaacacaaaaaatgcTAAAGTTAGCAATGCTAGCATGGCTCCTCCCCCGTTAGACATTACCACATCACGTACCCTGCTCCCAGAGAACTGCCAGGACCAACAACTCCGCCCCTTCATGCTGCCCTCCCACTGTGACTCGCTGTTCTCTTCGTTACATGGTTTAAAAGAGGAGGGGCTACTGCTGGATTGCATCTTACAGCTCCCAGGAAGTTCCCACAGGGTACACCAATTAGTGCTTGCCACTGTCAGCCAAAAGGCAGAGGAGTGGATTCTCTCCAGGCAGATTCAACTTAAGGAGGTAAATTTAGGTGAAATGGGCGAGCCAGAGTGTCATATAAGTCCTTCAGGACTAAAAGCTGTTCTGAACTTTGCTTACTGTGGAGAGTTGGATGCAACTTGCACGGAAGATCTGGAGGAGATGCTCATTGCTTGCAGGTTATTAGGGGTAGAGCGACTGCCGCAGGTGTACAGGGGGGAGGCCCCACCCTGtgggagagcagagagacaaaACAGCCTCCAAGTCATCAGGGAACTGTGGGAGAGACATGTTGGCTGTGATGTCATCAtagaggtggagtctggagagCGTTTCCCTG CACATCGAGTCATACTTGCTGCTGGGGGGGACTACTTTCGCGCCCTCCTTTGCGGAGGGTTACGCGAATGTGAGCAGGAGGTGGTCCGTATCCAGGGCGTAGCAGCCTGGGTGCTGTGGTCACTACTGGACTTCATCTATACTGGCCAGCTGAAACTGGGCAGGCAGAACGTGTGGGACCTCACCGAAGCAGCACTGCAGTTTCAGCTGCAGGGGGCGCTCACACTCTGTTTAAACTTCCTGCAGGAGCATTTAGACGACACGTCTTGTCTGGACATCCTGTGTTTAGCTGAGACTTATGGGCTGCGGCAGCTTGGTGCGGTGGCGGAGGATTACGTTTTAGCCCACTTTCAGAGGATCACAGAGGGGGAGAAGTTCAAGGAtctctcctgccccctgctggagcgTCTGTTAGAGAGAGACACACTCAATGCAGAAAGTGAG GTCGTGTTATTCAGGGCAGTGATGAGCTGGGTGGTGGAGGATGAAGCCCAGAGGCTGCGCAGTCTCCCCACACTCCTCCGAAGGATCCGCTTCCCGCTAATGACCCCGCGAGACCTGGAGGAG GTGCAGGGCTGCAGATTGCTGATTAGAAGCCCGGAGGGAAGAGCAGCCTCGGAGGCAGTGAGGAAACTTCTGGAAGGAGAAAACACAACATCCGACTGCAAACCGCGCACCCCTAATCAG GTTCTGGTGCTGGTGGGTGGTGACTGTGTCAACGACAACTTTGAGCGGCGCGAGCCCAACCACTCCCTGTGGTTTGCCCGCCGTTTCCTGCGTGGGGAGGGCCTAATCCGGACGGTGGAGTGGAAGCTCCTGGCCCAGCTGCCGGATCCGTCTCGACTTCGccactgtgtgtgcgtgctcaaTAACGTGCTGTATGTGCTGGGCGGACGCAAGTACTACGGACAGCTGGACATACTGAAGTCTGCACTGAG ATTCGACCCTGCCAAGTGTAAGTGGGAGCGATTGCCAGATATGGTCAGCCCCAGGGATTACTTTGCTGCAGTGTGTCGGGGAGGCAAGGTGTTCGTCATGGGCGGCAACCACGACGACATGAACTGCCTGGACTCTGTGGAGTACTACACACCTGAAGACAACACCTGGAG GCTGGCTCACCCCTTAGACGTGCCCATCTGTGGCCATGCGGCTGCAGTACTGGATGGAGAGATCTACGTGTCAGGGGGCTGTGAATCCCACCTCCACTGCCTCCCTTGCATGTGGCACTACGACCCCACCCAGGGCTGCTCGAGACGCTCTCCAATGACGAGCGGCGGGGGGCGTGCCGGTCACGTGATGTTGACCACGGAGAGGAGGCTGGTGGTGGCCGGAGGCCTGCAGCCCGCATGGAGAGGGTTCAGCGACCAGCTGCATTGCGAGGCATACGAGCCGCTCAGCAACTCCTGGACAGCCctccccctcctgccccgtccTCACCTCTCACCTGCCGCCACAGTTCTTGATGGTCGGCTGTATATCATGGGAGGGTCTTCGGCTGATTCAGCTCGAGATACGCCATGGGTTCATCGCTATGATCCTCGGGGGAATAGTTGGGAGAAACTGGGGATGATGCCTCGACCTTTTGCTGACCTCACAGCATGCAC